A window of the Bacteroides thetaiotaomicron VPI-5482 genome harbors these coding sequences:
- the corA gene encoding magnesium/cobalt transporter CorA, whose product MKNNLLSEKLIYTGDSLTPTHLHLCTYNATEMQESSGDTFQSVKETLDNERINWLQVHGLKDTETIREICSHFEIDFLVLQDILNADHPTKIEEHDKYIVLILKIFYPNEHKEDDDLDGLLQQQVCIILGNNYVLTFLEKETDFFDEINAALRNDILKIRSRLTDYLLSVLLNSIMANYISTISSIDDALEDLEEELLMITNENDIGIQIQGLRRQYMLMKKAILPLKEQYVKLLRAENLLIHKVNRAFYNDVNDHLQFVLQTIEICRETLSSLVDLYISNNDLRMNDIMKRLTIVSTIFIPLTFLVGVWGMNYKWMPELDWRYGYLFAWIIMAVIGIIVYLYFRKKKWY is encoded by the coding sequence ATGAAGAATAATCTGTTAAGCGAAAAGCTTATTTACACAGGGGACAGCCTTACCCCCACCCATTTACATCTCTGCACATACAATGCAACCGAGATGCAGGAAAGTTCCGGTGACACCTTCCAAAGCGTCAAAGAAACATTGGATAACGAACGAATCAACTGGCTGCAGGTACACGGGCTGAAAGATACGGAAACCATCCGTGAGATTTGCAGTCATTTTGAAATAGACTTCCTCGTTTTACAAGACATATTAAATGCCGACCACCCGACGAAAATAGAAGAGCATGACAAATATATTGTCCTGATCCTGAAAATATTCTATCCCAATGAGCATAAAGAGGATGATGACCTCGACGGATTGCTCCAACAACAAGTCTGCATCATTCTGGGAAATAACTATGTACTTACCTTTCTTGAAAAAGAAACAGATTTCTTTGATGAAATCAACGCCGCATTGAGAAACGATATACTGAAAATCCGTAGCCGTCTGACGGATTATCTGCTCAGTGTATTGCTGAACAGCATCATGGCGAACTACATTTCAACGATATCTTCCATCGACGATGCACTCGAAGACCTGGAAGAAGAACTGCTGATGATTACCAATGAGAATGACATCGGCATTCAGATTCAGGGGCTGCGCCGCCAATATATGCTGATGAAAAAGGCCATCCTCCCGCTTAAAGAGCAATATGTAAAATTGTTGCGGGCAGAAAATCTCCTTATACATAAAGTAAACCGTGCCTTCTACAATGATGTGAACGACCATTTACAATTTGTATTACAAACGATTGAAATCTGCCGTGAAACACTGTCTTCATTAGTCGACCTGTATATCTCGAACAATGATTTACGAATGAACGATATCATGAAGCGGCTGACCATCGTATCCACCATTTTCATCCCGCTAACGTTTCTTGTCGGTGTGTGGGGAATGAATTACAAATGGATGCCCGAACTGGACTGGCGGTACGGATATTTATTTGCCTGGATTATAATGGCGGTTATCGGTATTATTGTATATTTGTACTTCAGAAAAAAGAAATGGTATTAA
- a CDS encoding endonuclease MutS2, producing the protein MIYPQNFEQKIGFDQIRQLLKDKCLSTLGEERVSDMSFTEQFEEVEEKLNQVTEFVRIIQEEDGFPDQFFFDVRPSLKRVRIEGMYLDEQELFDLRRSLETIRDIVRFLHRNEEEEENDVPYPSLKRLAGDIAVFPQLIGKIDGILNKYGKIKDNASSELARIRRELSSTMGSISRSLNSILRNAQSEGYVDKDVAPTMRDGRLVIPVAPGLKRKIKGIVHDESASGKTVFIEPAEVVEANNRIRELEGDERREIIRILTEFSNILRPSIPDILQSYEFLAEIDFIRAKSYFAIQTNSLKPTVEKEQLLDWTMAVHPLLQLSLAKHGKKVVPLDIELNQKQRILIISGPNAGGKSVCLKTVGLLQYMLQCGMLIPLHERSHAGMFSSIFIDIGDEQSIEDDLSTYSSHLTNMKIMMKSCNERSLILIDEFGGGTEPQIGGAIAEAVLKRFNQKGTFGVITTHYQNLKHFAEDHEGVVNGAMLYDRHLMQALFQLQIGNPGSSFAVEIARKIGLPEDVIADASEIVGSEYINADKYLQDIVRDKRYWEGKRQTIRQREKHMEDTIARYQTEMEELQKSRKEIIRQAKEEAERMLQESNARIENTIRTIKEAQAEKEKTRLVRQELNDFRTSLETMTSKEQEEKIARKMEKLKEKQERKKNKKNEPKTAASQTAATPKVIPITVGENVKIKGQTSVGQVMEINGKNATVAFGSIKTTVKLDRLERSNAAPKTEGIAKSTFVSSQTHDQMYEKKLNFKQDIDVRGMRGDEALQAITYFVDDAILVGMDRVRILHGTGTGILRTLIRQYLSTVPGVSHYADEHVQFGGAGITVVDFD; encoded by the coding sequence ATGATATATCCTCAAAATTTTGAGCAAAAGATAGGATTCGACCAAATAAGGCAGTTACTGAAAGACAAGTGTCTCAGCACTTTAGGCGAAGAACGGGTTTCAGACATGAGCTTTACCGAGCAATTTGAAGAAGTGGAAGAGAAACTGAACCAGGTAACTGAATTTGTGCGTATCATTCAGGAAGAAGACGGATTTCCCGATCAATTCTTCTTCGATGTCCGCCCATCACTGAAACGGGTACGGATAGAAGGCATGTATTTGGACGAACAAGAACTATTTGACCTACGCCGTTCATTAGAGACTATTCGTGATATCGTACGTTTTCTACACCGGAATGAAGAAGAGGAGGAAAACGATGTACCCTACCCCAGCCTGAAACGGTTGGCGGGAGATATAGCCGTATTTCCTCAACTGATTGGTAAAATAGACGGTATCCTTAATAAATATGGAAAAATAAAAGACAATGCATCCAGCGAATTGGCCCGTATCCGTCGGGAGCTGTCCAGCACAATGGGAAGTATCTCACGTTCACTAAACAGTATCCTGCGCAATGCACAATCTGAAGGCTATGTAGACAAAGACGTAGCTCCGACTATGCGTGACGGCCGTCTCGTTATTCCTGTCGCACCGGGATTAAAACGAAAGATCAAAGGTATCGTGCACGATGAATCGGCAAGTGGAAAGACCGTATTCATCGAACCGGCAGAGGTCGTAGAAGCCAACAACCGTATTCGCGAACTTGAAGGGGATGAACGACGGGAAATCATTCGTATCCTTACAGAGTTTTCCAATATCCTGCGTCCATCTATTCCAGACATCCTTCAATCGTATGAATTTCTGGCAGAGATCGACTTTATCCGTGCGAAAAGTTATTTTGCCATACAGACCAACAGCCTGAAACCGACAGTAGAAAAGGAACAACTATTGGATTGGACAATGGCAGTGCATCCCTTACTGCAACTCTCATTAGCCAAACATGGGAAAAAGGTTGTTCCACTGGATATAGAACTAAACCAAAAGCAGCGTATCCTTATCATTTCCGGTCCCAATGCCGGAGGAAAGTCTGTCTGTCTGAAAACAGTCGGTTTGCTACAATATATGTTGCAATGCGGTATGCTGATTCCTTTGCACGAACGCAGTCATGCAGGTATGTTCAGCAGTATCTTCATCGATATCGGTGACGAACAGTCCATCGAAGATGACCTGAGTACTTATTCTTCGCACCTGACCAATATGAAAATCATGATGAAAAGCTGCAATGAACGCAGCCTCATCCTGATCGACGAGTTCGGGGGAGGTACGGAACCACAGATCGGAGGAGCCATCGCCGAAGCTGTGCTGAAACGTTTCAATCAGAAAGGAACGTTCGGAGTAATAACGACTCACTATCAGAATCTGAAGCATTTTGCCGAAGATCATGAAGGAGTAGTCAACGGCGCCATGCTTTACGACCGCCATTTGATGCAGGCACTCTTTCAACTACAAATCGGAAATCCGGGCAGTTCATTTGCCGTAGAGATTGCCCGGAAAATCGGATTGCCGGAAGATGTGATTGCAGATGCTTCGGAAATTGTAGGAAGCGAATACATCAATGCCGATAAATATCTTCAGGACATTGTACGCGACAAGCGCTACTGGGAAGGGAAACGACAAACGATCCGCCAACGGGAAAAACACATGGAAGACACCATCGCCCGTTATCAAACGGAAATGGAAGAGTTGCAAAAATCACGGAAGGAGATTATCAGACAAGCTAAAGAAGAAGCTGAACGAATGTTGCAGGAATCAAACGCCCGCATCGAAAATACCATCCGTACGATTAAAGAAGCTCAGGCCGAAAAAGAAAAGACCCGCTTGGTACGTCAGGAGCTGAACGATTTCCGTACTTCCCTGGAAACAATGACTTCCAAAGAACAGGAAGAAAAGATTGCCCGCAAAATGGAGAAGCTGAAAGAGAAGCAGGAACGGAAGAAAAACAAGAAAAACGAACCGAAAACCGCCGCATCACAGACAGCCGCTACCCCTAAAGTAATACCTATCACCGTTGGTGAGAACGTAAAGATCAAGGGACAGACAAGCGTCGGACAGGTCATGGAAATCAATGGTAAAAATGCAACCGTCGCTTTCGGAAGCATTAAAACCACGGTGAAACTGGATCGTCTGGAGCGAAGCAACGCCGCCCCCAAGACGGAAGGAATAGCCAAAAGTACGTTTGTCAGCAGTCAGACACATGACCAGATGTACGAGAAGAAGCTTAATTTCAAGCAAGATATTGATGTACGGGGGATGCGTGGTGACGAGGCTCTGCAGGCTATCACTTATTTCGTAGACGATGCCATCCTTGTCGGTATGGACCGTGTACGTATTCTTCACGGAACAGGAACCGGAATACTCCGTACACTCATCCGCCAATACCTGTCCACCGTACCGGGCGTCAGTCATTATGCAGACGAGCATGTCCAGTTCGGAGGTGCCGGAATTACGGTAGTCGATTTTGACTAA
- a CDS encoding beta-N-acetylhexosaminidase: MKIYTCLCLLFLADYLVAQNNTSALLPMPNQITSVKGKPFTVRSGKTAIYLSQPELQFTANTLQNILSDRMQVEIPLASESDRADIRLLIDPAMEGNEHYRIEITSKRITISGATVRAVYYGVMTMDQLLLGDVCATTQKKISPVYVDDAPRFSHRALMLDPARHFLPVNDVKFFIDQMAHYKYNILQLHLTDDQGWRVEIKKHPKLVGKDYYTQEQLAEIIQYAAQRNIEVIPELDIPGHTVAILAAYPELGCTHTDTLPKIVGKTTDLMLCANNQKVYSVYQDIIKEISSLFPSDYIHLGGDEAVIEKNWTQCTRCQAMMKELGYQKASQLMIPFFSRMLSFVQENNKTPMLWCELDNIYPPANDYLFPYPKNVTLVSWRGGLTPTCLELTRKHGNPLIMAPGEYAYLDYPQLKGDFPEFNNWGMPVTTLEKSYQFDPGYGVSAEDQAHIIGVMGTLWGEAIRDINRATYMAYPRAFALAEAGWTQMKHRNWESFKQRLYPNLTNMMKKGVSVRVPFEIVDRK; encoded by the coding sequence ATGAAAATTTATACTTGTCTTTGCTTGCTTTTCTTAGCCGATTATCTGGTTGCCCAGAATAATACTTCGGCATTGTTGCCTATGCCCAATCAGATAACTTCAGTAAAAGGGAAACCCTTTACTGTCCGTTCCGGAAAAACGGCCATTTATTTGAGTCAGCCGGAGTTGCAGTTCACTGCCAATACGCTGCAAAATATATTATCAGACAGAATGCAAGTGGAAATTCCACTTGCTTCCGAATCCGACCGTGCTGATATCCGCTTGTTAATTGACCCTGCAATGGAAGGAAATGAGCACTATCGCATCGAAATAACTTCCAAAAGGATAACTATCAGCGGAGCTACTGTACGAGCTGTTTATTATGGAGTTATGACTATGGACCAGCTTCTTTTAGGTGATGTATGCGCCACTACACAAAAGAAAATTTCTCCTGTCTACGTTGATGATGCGCCCCGATTCTCTCATCGGGCATTGATGCTCGACCCCGCCCGTCATTTTCTTCCGGTCAATGATGTGAAGTTCTTCATTGACCAGATGGCACATTACAAATACAACATACTCCAATTGCATTTGACAGATGACCAGGGATGGAGAGTCGAAATAAAAAAACATCCTAAACTAGTTGGCAAAGATTATTATACCCAAGAGCAGCTTGCCGAAATCATTCAATATGCTGCCCAACGGAATATCGAGGTCATTCCCGAACTGGATATCCCCGGACACACCGTAGCTATATTAGCAGCTTATCCCGAATTAGGATGTACTCATACCGATACGCTGCCTAAGATAGTAGGCAAAACTACGGATTTAATGCTTTGTGCAAATAATCAGAAAGTGTATTCCGTCTATCAGGATATCATCAAAGAAATATCTTCTTTGTTTCCATCCGATTATATACATTTAGGAGGCGACGAAGCTGTTATAGAAAAGAACTGGACTCAATGTACCCGTTGCCAGGCCATGATGAAAGAGTTAGGCTATCAGAAAGCTTCGCAACTCATGATTCCTTTTTTCAGCCGCATGCTTTCGTTTGTTCAGGAAAATAATAAGACTCCTATGCTTTGGTGCGAACTGGACAATATTTATCCGCCTGCCAACGACTATCTCTTTCCTTATCCCAAGAACGTAACTTTAGTAAGCTGGCGTGGAGGATTGACACCTACTTGTCTTGAACTTACCCGAAAACATGGCAATCCGCTTATCATGGCACCGGGTGAGTACGCTTATCTGGATTATCCGCAACTGAAAGGAGATTTCCCCGAGTTTAACAATTGGGGCATGCCCGTCACCACTTTGGAGAAGTCTTATCAATTCGACCCGGGATATGGCGTGTCCGCTGAAGATCAAGCCCATATCATAGGAGTTATGGGCACTTTATGGGGAGAAGCTATACGGGATATAAACCGGGCAACTTATATGGCATACCCGCGCGCTTTCGCACTGGCAGAAGCAGGATGGACACAAATGAAACATCGCAATTGGGAATCATTCAAACAACGTCTTTACCCCAATCTGACTAATATGATGAAGAAAGGGGTTTCGGTACGTGTTCCTTTTGAGATAGTTGACAGGAAGTAA
- a CDS encoding glycosyl hydrolase family 95 catalytic domain-containing protein: MRKKHSLLFCALFTIFTGHAEDTDYTKGLSIWFDSPNTLQGKEVWHSSKQDASWESQSLPIGNGSIGANILGSIEAERITFNEKTLWRGGPNTAKGADYYWNVNKQSAHILDEIRKAFVEGDQKKAEKLTRENFNSEVPYEFSREKPFRFGNFTTMGEFYVETGLSTIGMSDYKRILSLDSAMAVVQFKKDDVAYQRNYFISYPANVMVMRFSADQPGKQNLTFRYAPNPVSTGQFSADGNNGLVYTASLDNNGMKYAVRIQATVKGGTLNNTDGRITVKEADEVVFYVTADTDYKMNFAPDFTDPKTYVGVNPLETTQQWMKDAVSKGYSNLLDEHYKDYASLFNRVKLELNPTVKTSNLPTAQRLKNYRNGQPDYYLEKLYYQFGRYLLIASSRPGNMPANLQGIWHNNIDGPWRVDYHNNINIQMNYWPACSTNLDECMLPLIDFIRTLVKPGEKTAQSYFGARGWTASISANIFGFTTPLESQDMSWNFNPMAGPWLATHVWEYYDYTKDLKFLKETGYELIKSSANFTVDYLWHKPDGTYTAAPSTSPEHGPIDQGATFVHAVVREILLDAIQASKELGIDKKERKQWEHVLANLVPYKIGRYGQLLEWSTDIDDPKDEHRHVNHLFGLHPGHTVSPVTTPELAEAAKVVLVHRGDGATGWSMGWKLNQWARLQDGNHAYTLFGNLLKNGTVDNLWDTHPPFQIDGNFGGTAGITEMLLQSHMGFIQLLPALPDAWKDGSIYGICAKGNFEIDIAWKDGLLKEATILSKAGQNCIVKYAGQTISFKTVKGRSYQLKYDKENGLIKIK; this comes from the coding sequence ATGAGAAAGAAACATTCGCTCCTATTTTGTGCCTTATTTACGATTTTTACGGGACATGCAGAAGATACGGATTATACCAAAGGACTTTCTATCTGGTTTGATTCTCCCAATACATTACAAGGAAAAGAAGTCTGGCATAGTTCCAAACAGGATGCCAGTTGGGAATCACAGTCATTGCCTATAGGTAATGGAAGTATCGGTGCTAATATTTTGGGTTCAATAGAGGCGGAACGCATAACTTTTAATGAGAAAACGCTTTGGCGTGGCGGTCCTAATACAGCCAAAGGAGCAGATTACTATTGGAATGTGAACAAACAGTCCGCGCACATCCTGGACGAAATACGTAAAGCATTCGTAGAAGGAGACCAGAAAAAAGCGGAAAAACTGACACGCGAGAATTTCAACAGTGAAGTCCCTTATGAATTTTCCAGAGAAAAGCCTTTCCGGTTTGGTAACTTCACTACAATGGGAGAATTCTATGTAGAAACAGGATTAAGCACAATAGGCATGAGTGACTACAAACGTATCTTATCATTGGATTCGGCAATGGCGGTGGTTCAGTTCAAAAAAGATGACGTAGCATATCAGCGTAACTATTTTATTTCTTACCCTGCCAATGTGATGGTGATGCGTTTCAGTGCCGACCAACCGGGCAAACAGAATCTCACTTTCAGATATGCCCCCAATCCGGTATCTACAGGGCAGTTCTCTGCCGACGGTAATAATGGTCTTGTTTATACGGCTTCTCTGGATAATAATGGAATGAAATATGCAGTCCGTATTCAGGCAACAGTAAAAGGCGGTACCTTAAACAACACAGATGGACGGATTACAGTGAAAGAAGCTGATGAAGTCGTATTCTATGTGACTGCAGATACCGATTATAAAATGAATTTCGCACCGGACTTTACCGATCCAAAAACATATGTCGGCGTTAATCCGCTTGAAACAACCCAGCAATGGATGAAGGATGCCGTATCCAAAGGATATTCCAACTTACTGGACGAACACTACAAAGACTACGCTTCTTTGTTCAACCGAGTGAAACTGGAATTGAATCCTACAGTGAAAACATCCAATCTGCCCACTGCTCAACGACTGAAAAACTATCGGAACGGACAACCTGACTACTACTTGGAAAAGCTCTATTACCAGTTCGGACGCTATCTGTTGATAGCCAGTTCCCGACCGGGTAATATGCCTGCCAATCTGCAAGGCATCTGGCATAACAACATAGACGGCCCCTGGCGTGTGGATTATCATAATAACATTAATATCCAAATGAACTACTGGCCGGCCTGCTCTACAAACCTGGATGAGTGCATGCTCCCGCTAATTGATTTCATCCGTACCTTAGTGAAACCGGGTGAAAAGACCGCTCAGTCTTATTTTGGTGCAAGAGGATGGACAGCATCTATTTCCGCCAACATCTTTGGCTTTACTACCCCATTGGAAAGTCAGGACATGTCCTGGAACTTTAATCCGATGGCAGGTCCCTGGCTGGCAACTCACGTTTGGGAATATTATGACTATACCAAGGACCTGAAATTCCTGAAAGAAACAGGATATGAACTGATTAAGAGCAGCGCCAACTTTACTGTTGACTATCTCTGGCATAAACCGGACGGAACGTATACGGCTGCCCCCTCTACTTCACCGGAACACGGCCCTATCGATCAGGGAGCTACATTTGTGCATGCAGTTGTCCGTGAAATCCTGCTGGATGCTATCCAAGCGAGCAAAGAATTGGGAATAGACAAAAAGGAACGTAAACAATGGGAGCACGTGCTTGCCAATCTCGTCCCTTATAAAATAGGTCGCTATGGTCAGTTACTGGAATGGTCAACCGATATCGACGATCCGAAAGACGAACATCGCCATGTAAATCATCTCTTCGGTCTGCATCCCGGACACACTGTTTCTCCTGTCACTACTCCCGAACTGGCAGAAGCAGCCAAAGTTGTATTGGTGCATCGTGGTGACGGAGCTACCGGCTGGAGTATGGGATGGAAGTTGAACCAGTGGGCACGCTTACAAGATGGAAATCACGCTTATACCCTCTTTGGTAATCTGCTGAAAAACGGAACAGTAGATAACCTTTGGGATACACACCCACCCTTCCAGATTGACGGAAACTTTGGCGGCACAGCCGGTATCACAGAAATGCTATTACAGAGCCACATGGGATTCATCCAATTACTACCTGCTTTACCGGATGCCTGGAAAGACGGCTCTATTTATGGCATATGCGCAAAAGGAAATTTCGAGATAGATATTGCATGGAAAGACGGACTTCTAAAAGAAGCGACTATCCTGTCCAAAGCAGGACAGAATTGTATCGTGAAGTACGCCGGTCAAACAATCTCTTTTAAAACAGTGAAAGGGCGTAGCTATCAGCTAAAATACGACAAAGAGAATGGATTAATAAAAATCAAATAA
- a CDS encoding arylsulfatase — MINRIVYTSFLLGASFASTEAQVSTPPNIVLILCDDMGFSDLGCYGSEIQTPNIDRLAENGVRFSLFKNTGRSCPSRAALLTGHYQHEAGMGWMTAVDEHRPGYRGQITKNIPTIAEVMKANGYSTYMSGKWHVTVDGAFDTPNGSYPAQRGFDKYYGCLSGGGSYYKPTPVYSNLTRIKEFPDDYYYTTAITDSAVSFVKQHPTDKPMFMYVAHYAPHLPLQAPADRVEKCRDRYKVGYDMLRKQRFDRLKELKFISDEMDYPVYQKEFDGKRPSWETLTPKQQEQWITDMATYAAMIEIVDSGIGELVETIKEKGMLDNTVFIFLSDNGATKEGGYLGQLMADLSNTPYRSYKSQCFQGGTSTPFILSYGDAEKNKMKGQICRQPAHIIDILPTCMDIATATYPSEFKENLPGKSLLPPIHGKKIKPRELYFEHQSSCAIISNHWKLVRGSRNEPWELIDLSADPFETKDLSAQYPKLVKKLEAKWNKWAKQCNVFPLENKPWTERINYYLKQNPDQSGIE, encoded by the coding sequence ATGATAAATAGAATAGTATATACTTCATTTTTATTAGGAGCGAGTTTCGCCAGTACAGAAGCACAGGTAAGTACTCCTCCCAATATTGTATTGATTTTATGTGACGACATGGGATTCTCCGATCTGGGTTGCTACGGAAGTGAAATCCAGACTCCCAACATAGACCGTCTGGCAGAAAACGGGGTACGCTTCAGCCTGTTCAAAAATACAGGAAGAAGCTGCCCTAGCCGTGCTGCTTTGCTGACAGGACATTATCAGCACGAAGCCGGCATGGGATGGATGACGGCAGTAGATGAACACCGCCCCGGATACAGAGGACAAATTACAAAAAACATCCCCACCATTGCCGAGGTGATGAAAGCGAATGGCTACAGCACATATATGAGCGGTAAATGGCACGTCACAGTGGACGGAGCTTTTGATACTCCCAATGGCAGCTATCCGGCCCAACGGGGATTTGACAAATATTACGGTTGCCTGAGCGGAGGAGGCAGTTATTATAAACCAACACCGGTATACAGCAATCTGACCCGAATCAAAGAATTCCCCGATGACTATTACTATACCACTGCCATCACCGATTCCGCCGTCAGTTTTGTCAAGCAACACCCTACAGACAAACCGATGTTTATGTACGTAGCTCATTATGCCCCTCACTTACCCCTCCAAGCTCCTGCCGATCGTGTAGAGAAATGCAGAGACCGATATAAAGTGGGATATGACATGTTGCGTAAACAACGTTTCGACAGGTTAAAGGAGCTGAAGTTCATTTCGGACGAAATGGATTATCCTGTCTACCAAAAAGAATTTGACGGAAAACGTCCCTCTTGGGAAACACTCACACCAAAGCAACAGGAGCAATGGATTACCGATATGGCAACCTATGCCGCCATGATCGAAATTGTGGATAGCGGAATCGGTGAACTGGTGGAAACCATCAAGGAGAAAGGGATGCTGGACAATACCGTATTTATCTTCTTAAGCGATAACGGTGCAACCAAAGAAGGCGGATACCTGGGCCAGCTTATGGCTGATTTGAGCAATACTCCTTATAGAAGCTATAAGTCACAATGTTTTCAGGGAGGCACAAGTACCCCTTTTATCTTATCTTATGGCGATGCCGAAAAAAACAAGATGAAAGGTCAGATTTGCAGGCAACCTGCCCACATTATAGACATACTGCCTACCTGCATGGATATTGCCACAGCTACTTATCCGTCAGAATTCAAAGAGAATTTGCCCGGCAAGAGCTTACTCCCTCCAATCCATGGAAAAAAGATAAAGCCCAGAGAATTATACTTTGAGCATCAAAGTTCCTGCGCCATTATTTCCAATCATTGGAAACTGGTACGCGGCAGCCGGAATGAACCATGGGAGCTAATCGACTTATCGGCAGATCCGTTCGAAACCAAGGATTTGTCCGCCCAATATCCGAAGCTAGTGAAAAAACTAGAGGCTAAATGGAATAAATGGGCGAAACAATGTAATGTCTTTCCACTCGAAAACAAACCTTGGACCGAAAGAATTAACTACTATCTGAAACAAAATCCGGATCAAAGCGGAATAGAATAA